In a genomic window of Streptomyces katrae:
- a CDS encoding DUF3040 domain-containing protein, whose amino-acid sequence MPPGTYRRRHHALGRRPPGTPPGPAPAARMAAVAAGKTPGHSPASRREPAADAQEAVMDGSGLSHREQRALTAIERALRADPRFDRAMTFGTRLFPQEPDPAGRPRGARHGALTGTVCAMAVAALALLPLAVATSEPALIAAFTFSYAATLAGLFVLVRRWCRRGG is encoded by the coding sequence ATGCCCCCCGGCACGTACCGGCGCCGGCACCACGCCCTCGGCCGACGGCCGCCCGGGACACCCCCCGGCCCTGCCCCGGCGGCGCGCATGGCCGCCGTGGCGGCGGGGAAGACGCCCGGCCACAGCCCCGCGAGCCGGCGCGAGCCGGCCGCCGACGCGCAGGAGGCCGTGATGGACGGCAGCGGACTCTCGCACCGGGAGCAAAGGGCCCTGACCGCGATCGAACGCGCCCTGCGCGCGGACCCGCGCTTCGACCGCGCCATGACGTTCGGCACCCGCCTCTTCCCCCAGGAACCCGACCCGGCCGGCCGGCCGCGCGGCGCCCGCCACGGCGCGCTGACCGGCACGGTCTGCGCCATGGCCGTGGCCGCCCTCGCCCTGCTGCCCCTGGCCGTCGCCACCTCCGAGCCCGCCCTCATCGCCGCCTTCACCTTCTCGTACGCGGCCACCCTGGCAGGGCTGTTCGTCCTGGTGCGCCGCTGGTGCCGGCGCGGCGGCTGA